One genomic segment of Ipomoea triloba cultivar NCNSP0323 chromosome 9, ASM357664v1 includes these proteins:
- the LOC116029620 gene encoding uncharacterized protein LOC116029620, with translation MGPAAGEQLIERITSNNTYWYTEGDDIPKREKAAGMFEVGEKMAMQAQLDTIQHMLKQLVQGPTQSVQAVTQPPLIPQNPYVPNPYSVPQVLLVACCATCGGNHVAQTCPLLDFGNQVPQPNVEQVDLIGYSRPQGQGQGYGTYQQQGRDQFVPSWNNQGNQVRNNPPGFQGNQGNRGGNQGTQWRNNQNNQNPNQWQFQQGNQNFGTTQGQGSSRPSQDVDMQLLMNTMMAQFGKLQAENFQLFGKLQAEIDGLKAQQQGGGNQFSNQPSSSNGRLPASTENPRHQVNAVTTRSGLALKDPHFPSNDPVPEKADKKDEGIQVEDVLDDSEEEPVVQRGSVKGKALEQDENAPSKKHERKNKKVDDSVIPCNLLPYPQRLWKSKESDRESKFHKMLDKLEISMPFVEAITQIPSYKKFLKNILGNKKKPEKSAVVDLSEGALTCAVLQHKLPPKLKDPGSFSIPCIIGGFVVGGALCDLGTSVSLMPYSLCKRLNLGTPKPTSMTLQMADRSIKRPVGVLEDVPVMIDQYFILGDFVVMDIEEDTKVPIVLGRPFLATAGALIDVRRGKLVMEVAENKIEFDIFKMAKHQPSYVDECYLIEGLGECTAESRKIELGELHVSPIDPRPPELSSVLKQKKKFSGPGGFYKR, from the coding sequence atgggaccAGCAGCTGGAGAGCAGTTGATTGAGAGGATCACCTCTAACAATACTTACTGGTACACTGAGGGGGATGATATACCTAAGAGAGAGAAAGCAGCTGGGATGTTCGAAGTTGGAGAAAAGATGGCAATGCAGGCTCAGCTGGACACCATACAACACATGCTAAAGCAGTTAGTACAGGGCCCTACTCAAAGTGTCCAGGCAGTTACTCAGCCTCCACTAATTCCACAGAATCCTTATGTTCCTAACCCCTATTCTGTGCCACAGGTACTTCTTGTAGCCTGTTGTGCAActtgtggtggaaatcatgtAGCTCAGACATGTCCTTTGTTAGACTTCGGTAACCAAGTCCCTCAGCCTAATGTGGAGCAAGTtgatctcattggttattctagaccACAGGGCCAGGGGCAAGGTTATGGGACCTATCAACAACAAGGAAGAGATCAGTttgttccctcttggaacaatcaaGGCAATCAAGTAAGGAACAATCCACCAGGTTTTCAAGGTAATCAAGGAAACAGAGGTGGCAACCAAGGAACTCAGTGGAGAAATAATCAGAATAATCAGAATCCCAATCAATGGCAGTTCCAGCAAGGGAATCAGAATTTTGGGACCACTCAGGGTCAAGGTTCCTCTAGACCATCTCAGGATGTTGATATGCAGCTTCTCATGAACACTATGATGGCTCAGTTTGGCAAGCTACAAGCAGAGAATTTTCAGCTGTTTGGCAAGCTACAAGCAGAAATAGATGGTCTCAAGGCTCAGCAACAAGGAGGAGGTAATCAGTTTTCTAATCAACCTTCCTCTTCGAATGGTAGACTGCCAGCAAGCACTGAAAATCCAAGGCACCAAGTGAATGCAGTCACCACTAGAAGTGGATTAGCTTTGAAGGACCCCCATTTTCCTTCGAATGATCCAGTGCCTGAGAAAGCTGATAAGAAGGATGAGGGCATTCAGGTTGAGGATGTTCTTGATGATAGTGAAGAGGAACCTGTGGTGCAGAGAGGTAGTGTTAAGGGGAAAGCTCTTGAGCAGGATGAGAATGCTCCAAGTAAGAAgcatgaaaggaagaacaagaaggtAGATGACTCGGTTATACCTTGCAACCTGTTACCATATCCACAGAGGTTGTGGAAATCAAAGGAGTCTGATAGAGAGAGCAAGTTCCATAAGATGTTAGATAAGCTGGAgatctccatgccttttgttgaagcaATCACTCAGATTCCATCGTACAAGAAGTTTTTGAAGAATATTTTAGGTAATAAGAAAAAACCAGAGAAGAGTGCGGTGGTGGATCTGAGCGAAGGTGCCTTGACCTGTGCAGTTCTTCAACATAAACTACCTCCTAAGCTGAAAGATCCAGGTAGTTTTTCCATCCCTTGCATCATTGGTGGATTTGTAGTTGGGGGTGCTCTGTGTGATCTGGGTACTAGTGTTAGTCTTATGCCATATTCTTTATGTAAGAGGCTCAACCTAGGAACACCAAAACCTACCTCCATGACCCTACAGATGGCGGATCGCTCCATAAAGCGTCCGGTGGGAGTTCTAGAGGATGTCCCGGTCATGATTGATCAGTACTTTATACTGGGGGATTTTGTTGTAATGGATATAGAGGAGGATACCAAGGTTCCTATTGTACTTGGTAGACCTTTTCTAGCTACTGCTGGTGCACTTATTGATGTGAGAAGAGGAAAACTCGTGATGGAAGTGGCAGAGAACAAGATTGAATTtgacatattcaaaatggcgAAGCACCAGCCCTCATATGTTGATGAGTGTTACTTGATAGAAGGGCTGGGTGAGTGCACTGCTGAAAGTAGAAAGATTGAGTTAGGGGAATTGCATGTTTCCCCTATTGATCCTAGACCCCCTGAACTGTCAAGTGtgctgaaacaaaagaaaaagttctcTGGTCCTGGTGGTTTCTACAAAAGATAG
- the LOC116029369 gene encoding 60S ribosomal protein L37a: protein MTKRTKKAGIVGKYGTRYGASLRKQIKKMEVSQHSKYFCEFCGKYAVKRKAVGIWGCKDCGKVKAGGAYTLNTASAVTVRSTIRRLREQTES, encoded by the exons ATG ACCAAGAGAACCAAGAAGGCTGGTATTGTTGGGAAGTACG GTACCCGCTATGGTGCCAGTTTgagaaaacaaataaagaagaTGGAGGTCAGTCAGCATAGCAAGTACTTCTGTGAGTTCTGTGGGAAG TACGCGGTGAAGAGGAAAGCTGTGGGTATTTGGGGTTGCAAAGACTGCGGGAAAGTCAAAGCTGGTGGTGCTTACACACTGAA CACTGCTAGTGCTGTTACAGTAAGGAGCACCATCCGAAGGCTTAGGGAGCAAACCGAGAGCTag
- the LOC116029368 gene encoding uncharacterized protein LOC116029368: MHQKKSEVQIGKESSGVSSDFNPTLLSSSSSLYQKHNNPHLAPHAFFFAASSSPPPPPPPPPSPSAASPHNTTLQIFINDGYDSIPPAPNAAPPMVVPNSKTTPHKRPLLGVSSNNPSNSSSNSIIKSPTLSNSLHKYSFSSAPPSPAAKGQHSFRIMGVHVYHQLRHLRRVVRVHLRLILLLSLPFFYFLVSHPTNSFFLDFLSAFAFSAALLFSLNLALPRLPSIRLFLARSLPIKLSLSNQVSRRPLPVFWSIGSRPKFEKKVNSGNFVQAYRNGDVYEGEFHKGKCSGSGVYYYYMSGRYEGDWVDGKYDGYGVETWARGSRYRGQYRQGLRHGFGVYRFYTGDVYAGEWSNGQSHGCGVHTCDDSSRYVGEFKWGVKHGLGHYHFRNGDTYAGEYFADKMHGFGVYCFANGHRYEGAWHEGRRQGLGMYTFRNGETQSGHWQNGVLDIPSTQSVSYPVSPVAVYHSKVLNAVQEARRAAEKAYDVAKVDERVNKAVAAANRAANAARVAAVKAVQKQMHHRRNSDELPIPMV, translated from the exons ATGCATCAGAAGAAATCTGAAGTTCAGATCGGAAAAGAAAGCAGCGGCGTCTCTTCCGATTTCAACCCTACCCTGCTTTCATCGTCTTCTTCGCTTTACCAGAAACACAATAATCCCCATCTTGCCCCCCACGCTTTCTTCTTTGCCGCTTCTTCTTCTCCGCCtccgcctcctcctcctccgccttCTCCCTCTGCTGCTTCCCCGCACAATACAACCCTTCAAATCTTCATCAACGATGGCTATGACTCGATTCCCCCTGCTCCTAACGCTGCCCCGCCGATGGTGGTGCCAAATAGCAAGACCACCCCTCACAAGAGACCCCTTTTGGGGGTCTCCTCCAATAACCCTTCCAATTCTTCTTCAAACTCCATCATCAAATCCCCCACTTTGAGCAATTCTCTTCACAAATATTCCTTTTCTTCCGCTCCTCCGTCGCCGGCAGCCAAGGGTCAACATTCTTTTAGAATTATGGGTGTCCATGTTTACCATCAGCTTCGTCACCTTCGCCGTGTTGTCCGGGTTCACCTCCGCCTCATCCTCCTCCTTTCCTTGccatttttctattttctggttTCTCATCCCACTAACTCCTTTTTTCTTGATTTCCTCTCGGCTTTTGCCTTCTCGGCAGCTCTgttgttttctttgaatttgGCCCTTCCTAGGCTCCCCTCGATTCGGTTGTTCCTTGCTAGGTCTTTACCAATTAAGCTGTCCTTGTCAAACCAAGTGTCCAGAAGGCCTTTGCCGGTATTTTGGTCTATCGGGTCTCGGCCTAAGTTTGAGAAAAAGGTGAATTCTGGGAATTTTGTGCAGGCATATAGAAATGGGGATGTGTATGAGGGTGAGTTTCACAAGGGGAAATGCAGTGGGAGTGGTGTTTACTATTATTACATGAGTGGAAGGTATGAAGGTGATTGGGTTGATGGGAAGTATGATGGTTATGGAGTTGAGACGTGGGCAAGGGGGAGCCGGTATAGAGGCCAATATAGGCAAGGACTTAGGCATGGTTTTGGAGTTTATAGGTTTTATACAGGGGATGTTTATGCAGGAGAATGGTCAAATGGGCAGAGTCATGGGTGTGGGGTGCATACCTGTGATGACAGTAGCCGATATGTTGGTGAATTCAAATGGGGTGTCAAGCATGGCCTTGGCCACTACCATTTCAG GAATGGTGACACTTATGCTGGAGAATATTTTGCTGATAAGATGCATGGATTTGGGGTTTATTGCTTTGCAAATGGGCATCGTTATGAAGGAGCTTGGCACGAAGGCAGGAGACAAGGATTGGGAATGTATACTTTTAGAAATGGAGAAACTCAGTCAGGTCACTGGCAAAATGGGGTTCTTGACATTCCAAGCACACAAAGTGTGTCCTATCCTGTATCTCCTGTTGCTGTTTACCATTCGAAAGTGCTTAATGCAGTCCAG GAAGCACGACGAGCAGCTGAGAAAGCATATGATGTAGCTAAGGTGGATGAAAGGGTGAACAAGGCGGTAGCAGCAGCGAACAGGGCAGCAAATGCAGCTAGAGTAGCAGCCGTGAAAGCTGTGCAAAAGCAAATGCATCATCGGAGAAACAGTGACGAGCTTCCTATTCCCATGGTGTAA